From Gossypium raimondii isolate GPD5lz chromosome 11, ASM2569854v1, whole genome shotgun sequence:
atatacatatgtatttcAGTAacatgcatataaatatatttatatattgataaaattttaatttcaattacttaattatattatattatttttttttttaaaaagtaagtatataaaataagaattaagatgaaaaatgttagaaaattgggtgtacaatattttaattttatagcaAACAACATGAATCAGTTGGTCTTGATATAAGTTGATATCAACCCTAATAAAACTTAAActatttgaaattgatttaagaTTGAAACAAATACTGAAACAATAATGACAACGATGATTATAATCTCCTAAATTATACATGTTTTGACTTATTGTTTGACTGGATTAAGGGTTTCCCTTTCGTTGGATCAAAggcaaaataaatatttatttatttatttatttaatgataaaacATCATGTGATTAACAATAGCAATGTCATTTAAACCCCACAATATTGGTGTAACATAATTGAGCTTACCTGTTACCACTAAAATCAGGTCAAATCCCATGTTATTGCCTTCTCATTggcctttatttatttattggttcCTAATTTAGTGCTTCAAGTTAGGTAAAGGAGGAATCCGACTTAGATCCATTTATACCCAATCACAACATACTtcctttttgttatttcaatGTTTTAGTTTAGGCATAAAGagaatgacatttttttttcttttatcattttaatcctttatttttaaaatttagttaaattattttattttggacataaaaatttaaaattttaatggtattCGTATGCTAGCATGCATTATAGTTTAAGGGCGGTTTAGCATTGCTCTGAGAagcattttgaaataaaacattactaaataatatgtttttgaGATAAAAAATGTTTTGCAAAAGCAtaagtaaaaattttagcttttgctCAAATGTACTTTTAACTCAAAACGCTTTTGAATAATAGTACTAAACTAAAgtccaaatatatttcactacTAATatggataatttttaaaaatattttatgaactttttaaaatttattggttttaaatatgttttatttttaaaattgtttgtgAGATATACATGGAGGTGATTAACATTTTCATCTAAaaacaatttaacaaaatttcaaggaTTGGAggacaaaattatataataaaaaaacactaatggaaaaattttaatgtttgatgaaaATATAGTAATAATACCTTGTgttatacataaaaaatacatatttaaatggATTTTCCTATGATTCTATTTTTGGGTACTGTCTTTTAACAAATTTCTTTTCCATAATTCATTGgcctctaaaatatttttttttcattttggtacttaatttttatcccaatttggtacttaaagtATACTCAAATTCTTAATTTGGGATCTAAAGTATGCCTCCGTTATatattttagtcccttttaAATTGAcgttaaagaaaattattatagaCAATCAAAAAGCACCGTGGTCAACAATTAATCAAAGTGAAAagtgttttaatattataatattctttttaatttaaatttaattttttattttaaataaacctaattatCACGTGATATGTTTTTTCATTGGCCAAAGCATGCCACATGGTGCTTTTTCATCGGCCAAAGTTGTCTAACAATTTTTCTTAGCAATGCTACAAAATAGACCAAAAAACAAttgatggaaaaaaaaatttaagtacaaaagtgaaaaaaataaataaatagaatataggaaaatccattaaaatgtatatttttatgtataacgcaaggaattattattataatatatttttttgtatattgaaataattacatacatagaaatattgtaatttgcaaaaagaaaaaaaagagtaaatacCACTAAAACACAAAACTTACATTCTCAAGGACATCATAATTAAAAACTATTGAGCCCAATGGGCCTAACTATCCATTGTTACCAATTGGACTAACACCAAGAGacccatatttttattttaggccacaagaaaaaagaatacAAATTGCAAAAGCACTAAAGACAAGTTGGACAATGGATTAACCCATTTTCGTTACATTTACCACAAATTTCCTTCTTATCCCCACTCGCCACCACTTTACGGCTCCCTCCGCATTCCAAACACGGCACGAACCGTGCTCCGCCGCAGCCTCCGCAAGCCAGCCGCCCTACTCCTCTTTCCATCCGTGCCATACTCAGCATCTTCCCCAGTTTCCCTGTCTCATTCAGTTCACTCACCTCCTCAGCACCACCGAGGTACCGTCCTTTAGCGAATACCCTCGGCACACTCGCTTCGTCACCTAACAAGTTCCTTAACTCGTTAAGGAACTCACCATGCAACGACACGTCCCTTTCGTCGAACACCACGCGTTGGACTTCGAATATCCCTCGCACCTTGTTGCAATCCTCGAACGTACGCCGGACACCCCTCAACGACGTCGTGTAAATAACCACCGTTTCAATCCCTCCCGGCGGACATATCTCCGGGAACTCACTTAATGGGTCTCGTTTGCCCATTATCTTATCGTAATTTGCCATCCTTCCTTCTTTTAACCTCTCTTCCCTGTCTTTTACTATGAATATATTCTCTTTTAACTTCGACCCTACCGGCGGAACTGAAACTTGCGGCGACTCCGGGTTTTTTACCTCTGTCGGCttcgtttttatttcttttaccgGTGACTCGGTTTTTTCAACCGGTTTTGAAGATAACTTCGCATCTAACTCTTCTAAAGTATGAAAACTTAAGTTCTTACGAGGCTGGAGCTGAGTAACTTGTTTTGGTGGTTTTTGAGGTGAATTTGGAGCTTGGGGTTTCTTGTTCTCGTTGTTAATGGTGGGTTTAAGATCTTCAAGCGCTTTGCTAACTTCACTCCATGAGTGAGGAGCAGTTTCAAAGGCGTTGAGTTTCTCGAGAATCGCAGCAGGAACATGTGTGGGCTTCTCTTGGTTCTCCGACGCGGTTTGGTCCACCTTAACCCACGGTTCATCTATGGCGTTGATGTCGAACACCGCAAAGCTTGACGGCGGCGGACGGTAGAAATCCACGGTGGCGACGCTGCTTTTGGAAGAAGTGCAGCCCATTTTTTGTATTCtaaaaaacagaaatttggGTTATATTTTCGTGACAGTATGGAGATTaatttgtgtatatatttatgGAGGGGAAGTGAAGTAGAGAGAACTTGTGTGGTAATGCATGAAATGGAAGGGTTTTTTATCTTTTAGGCTCGTTACATCTAAATGTTGATGGGATTATTGTTCTAAGCCTTGAGATGATTGAGTGGTCTATGATTTAGCCACGTGTATGTTTGAGTGACAGACACGTCTATTGAAGATATCTTGAGAAAGACTTTGCCTATTGTTTTATCCGATGTGGGAACATCAGTACCCGTCGTGCCTGAAATTAGAGGTGTACGTTATTCGGTGTTTAAATTACGTGTAGTTTCAAATTTCATTGtacaattttcaaaagaaaaattttcatataaatttccaaaaactaaaaaataaaacctgataaaaatatttaaaataggtaataaattttatgacaTAAAAActgaatataattttaattgaaatggtaatatttaaaaagtaaacattatataatatattatataattaaatttaaatttattaaatattggtTATAATGATAAAGTATATTCCATGTTTAATGAGAATATAAATTCGAACATGAAAAACGCAATCACGAGCCTCGAAGTAAAACtaagaataagaaaaagaatACAGATGTTCTCCAACTGCAGAAAAAATGAACACTTTAAGCTTGCATGAGAAGATGGGAACGGCTCCAACCACATTCCTGAACTCTTGGGTGGTAGGCTGGAAACCGGCCCGGTCGAATGTGTTAGAGGTTCCCGTTGATAACTGTCAAAGCCTGATGGTTTCCCACTACCAGCCACCAGGGAGAATAGAGCAGCTCAATATATAGCGGTGGGTGGGGCAAATAGAgataataagaatattaatacATGCATTCTTGCACAAGCATTTCACATACATACTTTGTTCGACAAATATGTCAACTGTATCGGCATTGATTAAACGATCCTACATCGTTTCCTAGGGGCTATATCTGCCCTGGCATTCCAAAATGGAAAAGGCGACATGAACGAAGCTGTCATGCCAATGATGCCATTGATACCGAGGTTAGCTTGGGGTTCATAATTACACAAAGAGGGCTTCACGATCAGTCCCCAAACCATGCTCTCACAAGGTCTGTGACTCCATCTTCCTCACAGCTTTCTCGATGTTCGGCATATTCTTTTTGAAGGCTTTGTTACATTCAACACTTCACTCCATCTTCCTCACAGCTTCGGCTTAGCATTCTGCAGCAAGCGAATTGATAGCACAAGAAGATGTTAAAACTGCGAATCAAGTTCAACCATGCAACACTTCAAACTAGAATATTCTATGATCAAGCACAGGACACAGAGAGATTGTTTCAACTGCCAAAATGATTAGTATATTTGCCTTGGAATACCGGCCAATAGATTGTTTCAACTTGTAAAGCCTTGTAAAATGGGGTGGGAGAGGTTAAGTTGCAGTTTGTAAGAAGCTAGTTGTCG
This genomic window contains:
- the LOC105801944 gene encoding uncharacterized protein LOC105801944, yielding MGCTSSKSSVATVDFYRPPPSSFAVFDINAIDEPWVKVDQTASENQEKPTHVPAAILEKLNAFETAPHSWSEVSKALEDLKPTINNENKKPQAPNSPQKPPKQVTQLQPRKNLSFHTLEELDAKLSSKPVEKTESPVKEIKTKPTEVKNPESPQVSVPPVGSKLKENIFIVKDREERLKEGRMANYDKIMGKRDPLSEFPEICPPGGIETVVIYTTSLRGVRRTFEDCNKVRGIFEVQRVVFDERDVSLHGEFLNELRNLLGDEASVPRVFAKGRYLGGAEEVSELNETGKLGKMLSMARMERGVGRLACGGCGGARFVPCLECGGSRKVVASGDKKEICGKCNENGLIHCPTCL